A part of Toxotes jaculatrix isolate fToxJac2 chromosome 24, fToxJac2.pri, whole genome shotgun sequence genomic DNA contains:
- the LOC121177879 gene encoding sodium/myo-inositol cotransporter-like has translation MATATMMEVADIIVVAAYFILVLAIGFLAMWKANRSTVSGYFLAGRSMNWAAVGASLFVSNIGSEHFIGLAGSGAASGFSVAAWEFNALLLLQLLGWIFIPVYIQSGVYTMPEYLSKRYGGRRLKVYFAMLSLILYIFTKLSVDLYSGALFIKESLGWNLFLSIILLITMTALLTVTGGLVAVIYTDTVQAFLMIAGALCLTGISLFKVGGLEGVRIKYMQANPNTTAIQLSSPNLTFSESCHHHLSPKPDALKILRGPRDPDLPWPGFLLGQTPASIWYWCADQVIVQRVLAAKNIAHAKGSTLMAGFLKILPMFIIVIPGMISRILFADELACISREHCMEVCGSVAGCSNVAYPRLVMSVMPVGLRGLMMAVMIAALMSDLDSIFNSASTIFTLDIYKMLRKQVSSRELVIVGRLFVVFMVIISIAWVPVIIEMQGGQMFYYIQEVSDYLTPPIAALFLLGVLWHRCNETGAFWGGMVGFALGALRLVLAFVYREPHCSEPDERPSFIKDVHFMYVAAILFWVSALVAVVVSLCTPPPSKEQITTTTLWGLNKRKRLKQQTEQDINTLKPLNHETVSGQSVLGKEKFQDHPNNLSGIEANHENAQPSNDRAITATNTETHHLVENGGYAKSTDPKMVEEGEGRGVGEGEEEEEGCFGGGAVEGGRCIKLLEWFCGFQEKSSKAQVITVQEQEKIVDELLYEPPRTRIILNTGLVVICSVGIFLFIYFSV, from the exons ATGGCCACCGCTACCATGATGGAAGTGGCAGACATCATCGTTGTGGCAGCCTACTTCATCCTGGTGCTAGCGATCGGCTTCCTTGCCATGTGGAAAGCCAACCGTAGCACAGTGAGCGGCTACTTCCTCGCAGGCCGCTCCATGAACTGGGCAGCTGTAGGAGCTTCTCTGTTTGTCAGCAACATAGGAAGTGAGCATTTTATTGGGCTTGCTGGATCCGGTGCTGCTAGTGGGTTCAGTGTGGCTGCGTGGGAATTCAACGCCTTATTGTTGCTCCAGTTGTTAGGCTGGATATTTATCCCTGTCTATATTCAGTCCGGAGTTTACACTATGCCAGAATACCTGTCCAAGCGGTACGGAGGTAGGCGACTGAAGGTGTACTTTGCGATGTTATCTCTCATCCTGTACATCTTCACCAAGCTGTCCGTGGACCTTTATTCCGGAGCCTTGTTCATCAAGGAATCTTTAGGGTGGAACCTCTTTCTGTCAATCATCCTGCTCATCACCATGACTGCTCTGCTGACAGTCACTGGTGGACTCGTTGCCGTCATCTACACAGACACAGTCCAGGCATTCCTCATGATCGCCGGAGCTCTCTGTCTCACAGGCATCAGCCTCTTCAAAGTGGGCGGACTTGAAG GGGTGAGGATCAAGTACATGCAGGCCAATCCAAACACCACTGCCATCCAGCTGTCTTCACCCAACCTGACGTTCTCTGAATcctgccaccaccacctcagCCCAAAGCCAGACGCACTGAAGATCCTTCGAGGCCCACGGGATCCAGACCTGCCTTGGCCTGGTTTTTTGCTGGGCCAGACTCCTGCCTCTATTTG gtACTGGTGTGCAGATCAAGTGATTGTGCAGAGGGTTCTGGCAGCAAAGAACATCGCCCATGCCAAAGGTTCGACCCTCATGGCTGGCTTCCTGAAAATCCTGCCTATGTTCATCATTGTCATCCCAG GGATGATTTCCAGGATCCTATTTGCTGATGAGCTGGCGTGTATCAGTCGAGAGCACTGCATGGAAGTGTGCGGCTCTGTGGCCGGCTGTAGCAACGTGGCTTATCCACGGCTCGTCATGTCAGTGATGCCTGTCGGCCTCCGCGGTCTAATGATGGCTGTCATGATCGCAGCTCTAATGAGCGACTTGGACTCCATCTTCAACTCAGCAAGCACCATATTCACGCTAGACATTTACAAGATGCTACGGAAGCAGGTGTCATCCAGAGAGCTGGTGATAGTTGGCAGgctgtttgtggtttttatgGTGATCATCAGCATTGCCTGGGTGCCGGTCATCATTGAGATGCAGGGAGGCCAAATGTTCTATTACATCCAAGAGGTATCAGATTATCTGACTCCACCCATTGCTGCTCTGTTCCTGCTCGGTGTCCTCTGGCATCGCTGCAACGAGACAGGTGCCTTTTGGGGTGGGATGGTCGGGTTTGCACTTGGGGCACTGCGTCTGGTGCTGGCGTTCGTTTACCGTGAACCACACTGCAGCGAGCCTGACGAGCGGCCATCTTTCATCAAAGATGTCCATTTCATGTATGTGGCAGCCATCTTATTTTGGGTGTCAGCTTTGGTGGCTGTCGTTGTGAGTCTCTGCACTCCTCCCCCCAGCAAAGAACAAATTACAACAACTACTCTTTGGGGGttaaacaagagaaaaaggctaaaacagcaaactgagCAAGACATCAATACTTTGAAGCCTCTTAACCATGAAACCGTAAGTGGACAAAGTGTGCTTGGTAAAGAAAAGTTTCAGGACCACCCAAACAATCTCAGTGGCATTGAGGCCAATCATGAAAATGCTCAACCAAGCAATGATCGTGCTATCACAGCCACTAACACAGAAACGCACCATCTAGTCGAAAATGGTGGCTATGCAAAGAGTACTGATCCTAAAATGGTagaagagggagaagggagaggagttggagaaggagaggaggaagaggagggctgCTTTGGAGGAGGTGCAGTGGAGGGTGGGAGGTGTATCAAGCTTTTAGAGTGGTTCTGTGGCTTCCAGGAGAAATCGTCCAAAGCTCAGGTCATTACAGTTCAGGAACAGGAGAAGATTGTGGATGAGCTTCTCTATGAACCTCCGCGAACCAGAATCATCCTGAACACAGGACTGGTGGTGATTTGCTCTGTGGGGATATTTCTCTTTATCTATTTCTCCGTATAG